The DNA region TAAGGAGGGGTCACttcacagacacaaaaagagtACACTGAACCAGGCAAAGCCACTTGAAAGAAAAGATTTTACTCACATGCACTactttctgttgtttctttttcctcttttgctttTTGGACAgcctgtttatgtgtgtggatAGAAAAATGTCAGCAGGACAACAATGATGTAAAATTCAGCAGTTTTAACCACTCCAACAACCACGtgaaaatcatttattttttacagttacatccagcatacatacatacatacttttGCCTCGGcttatcttcttcctcctcttcatcttcttcttcttcctcctcctgcttatCTTTGTCCTCTCTTGGCTCTTTTTCGTCCACATTCAAACCGAGTgactcctcttcttcctccagctGTTGCCGCAGCAACGCCACCATCTCCCGGTGCTTTTTGGATTTCTCATGATTTTTCATACTGTagagagaaaagacaaataaaaatgcatcaagagcacaaattTCAGTTAACAGTGTATAAAAGTCAGATTTGCATTATTGTCCCAACATATATAAAAGGCACATATGTCTAAACCGATATATCTGTGGTAGGtcaatattggctgataatattGGTCAGGGTTTAATTAGTAtgtttgtataaaataaaatatatcccTCCCTGGAAATTGGCTCAATCAAGGAATTATACCCAGGGCAATGAATCACTATCTGAAGTGTGAAGCAcaataaggggaaaaaaacatttcaacagcTCCAAGCAAATAAAAcgaatttgaaaaaaatcccacaacacattttaacaatggCACAAATGAGCTTGTCATTGACTATTAGTTTTTCTCCATTATTCAGACTGCTTGTTAGAACCTTTTTTAATTACCACTCCACATGTTTTACATCAGGCCACTGATTTTCAGCCACATGATACCTGCTACCCTGTTGGGCAGAGAAAAGCTTTGTGTGACTTTCTGATGCTATGCtgaaataaattcaatttaagtGAGTGCTTCTGAAGTTGTGATATGATGAGCAAACATTACTTAAATCTTCCACAGCCTAGCGAGGTGCATTAACATGTTGAGTTCCAGAAAGCCTCAAACAGAGGCTGAGTGGGAGGGAAGATACTCACGCTTTATCTGATTTGAAGGATTTGTCGCAGGCTGGGCAGTACAGATCATCGAAATAGTCAATCAGTTCCTCTCCATCAGGCTGATCTGCATctgtgcccacacacacacacaacccagaaaaagCTATTAATAagtcattcatcatcatcaagttATTACTATTAAACCTTCACTTGTGAATCTGtggaaatgactgaaaatgtaattgGTTTGTCTAATAATGAAttgcaaaaatgtttatataagtGTTCGCCCTCAGGCTGGATTGATACTTACCACAAGGAGTAAACATATGGTTCATGGTTCATCACATTAGAGTGCTATAATGTACATTATCAGGCTATATCATACAAGTAGTACACTCCccacagttttttttcatatattttatgataAAAGTGGCAATGGGAAGCCTCATTTTACAACTGAAAACAAGACTATTCCTTGCGGTTAACTTGCAGTTCCTAGAAGTGTGTTACCATGAAGGAGGATATAACTGAGCATTTAACTTGCTTCATGTTATCTTCGCTCTCAAAAATCCCTGCTCGCATCAGAAACTTGTTGGAACAAAACACATGCAGCCCACACTGACCAATCACAGTTCTTGGAGTCTCTGTGTATTATCTGCGTAGTCGCCGCAGGTGTGACGTAACTCCTTataacagaaacataaataaaacacattgtcACTGACCTCCTCCCTCTTCACTGTTCTTCTCCCGTGTCTCCATCtctatctcttcctcctcactctcTGACGCATCTCCAAACTCCTCTCCGTACTGAGCTTCCATCTGCTGTAGCTCCTTCTCAAGTTCAGACATGGCGGCCCAGCTCTGTTCCTTGTACTCCTCTGCCAGTCTTGGATGAACAGACAGCACAGTGTTATGAGTATGAGGAAGACATAGAGATACACGTTcacctatccatctatccatccccTGCTCACTTGGCCTGATCGAGCTTCTGCTTCCGCCtcagctcctccaccttctTGATCTTCTCCGCGTtctgctcctccaccagcttCCTGTGGGCCTGGACTCGCCGGTCACGCTTGCGAACAAAAGCGACCAGCTGTCGCACCAGCTCGTTTCGCTCTTTTCGAGCCTTGTCTCTGGTCTTCTTGTTGTCCTTCTCCATGGCCCTTTTCTCCCAGCGGTTGGACGCCTGCCTCGTATCATACTCCTCCTTCCAGGCAAAGTTTTTACGCGTGCAGAAGCTCTGCCAGAAGCCGTAAAACACGTGTACTACCTGTAATATAGAAATAAAAGCTGACTAAGTATTCCTCTTTACTGGTTCATGattaatatttcagtctgtttacTTTTTAGTTTCTGTCTTTAATCAGAAATAGTGAAAAGAAGGCTTGCTTACTATTTTATTCATGTAACTGAATTGGATAAAGAACTCTTCCATTAAAGGAACAACATCGTGacacatgttttaaatgtgggGCTGGCTTACGGTATCGTAGTCGCTCTGAGAGTCTCCGAAGGGGGGAaactcatcctcctcttcctcatggTCCACCTTGCTGTGCTCAGTCTCCTCCTTAACAACAGACTCAAAGAGATTCCTGTAGACTGTGTAGAAGCCCTGAGGAGGGAGAGTTAATGAAAACAGGAggggaaaataaatatgtgcaGCTCAAAGTGCATGCAGAATTTCTAACCGCACAATCAAAAAGGATAAATCTGTAACCTCCAACCTGGACAGAAAGTGCTGTGTGTTCTTGTGAAGTGAAAAGGAGActggatgtttttatttctcagtgGAAGATGTCAATGTTGTCATTGAATTTTATCTGACCTTTGATATTCTCATTACACCCTCAGTCTGTCCTTACTGTACACTCATCCAGCAAGGACAGACTGTTATTTAGCTGAGTGGTGCCAGAGATCCTAGGTTACTCTGACATCTTTTTACAAATCAGGAGATATACAATCAGGTCCTGTGGGTTCTGTTCTGTTGGTTTTGAGTTGAAGATTGTACTTCGAGGTCAATGGCGGTCACCTTTTTCTCAAGGATATTACATTTCACTCattcaaacaataaatatattcaaatcaCTAACTAGctttgaaaacagtttttactTTCCTTACACATTTTCAATCTGGACATACCATAGATAAAGTAGGGAAGAGGTCAGGCTGTGGCTATGCTGAACACAGACCATATGGTAACGGATGCAGATCTTGTGTTCCGTTGGGATTATCTTTGTTTAAAGAAGAGGACTGAAAGTATCAGAAAACAACTGCTTATGAGTGCTGAGCAACATGATCTTTGTACATGTGACCACAAACCTTCTTATCATCCCCGTAGCCTGAGTAGCAGGTGACCGTGAAATACTGCAGCAGGTCGATACTATCATCTTCATAGTCTCCACTCAGTCCTCCTTTCAGCAACGCATCCCTGTGATTGTCATACCTGCCACACAGGAGGAACCAAAAGAATTATTCATAAGTCACACTGCCACAAAACAGTATATAAACCAGCGGACATTGAATACATTGTCACTGTGATGAGTTCAATTTGTACAAACCAAGCTCTCTCCTGTGGGTCACTCAAGACTTCATACGCTGCCTGAATCAGCTTGAACTGCTCCGCTGCATCCTCAGCATTGTCCAAGTTCTTATCTGTGAATATGAGATGTATTATGTTAAAAGTCTGAGTATGAGTTGACATTTTGATAGGTAAGTCTGAAAGCACATCAAGGTACCCAGTACAGAGGAATTTCAGAAGTAGAGTTTTCTTTAAGAGCCTGAAAGCTCTACCTGTACTACATTTCAGGGGCAATTTCATAGCTTTTAAGTGCCAGTTTCACAAAATAAGTCATGATAATCAAGCCTTTGGGACTTGAAACTAGCCAATTTCACCATCACAATGTAATATTAATAGAAAAGTGATGaagatactgtatgtcacaCCATTCTTATCTATAACTACTATCACTTTTGGTAATTGTGCCtctaattatataaataaattacgTATTGtatgtcatatactgtatatactttaATATGAAAGACTCCTACTAATTATCACCACCTTACCTGGATGCCATTTCAGTGCTAATTTGCGATAAGCTTTCTTCAAGTCGTCGTCTCCTGCATCTCTCTTCACTCCCAAGATTTCATAATGACACTTCATTGTTCACTTACTGATAAGAGAAACTTGTGAAGCggtaataaattaaatgtttctataaATGTGGTGGAAAAACGTTGTCCTACACTAGGTTTAGCTTTAGCATTTAAGCTGTTTGCATGCTAGTGACCGGGTAAGCATGTCTACTCTTATCTCTAAACATTTAGTGAAACTTCACAGATGATCGTAATAACATAGTAATGTTTGAGCCTCACATATTCAAATCTGTGCAATGCTCTGTATCACTGACAGATAGTTTTCTagtatctatttttatttattacaatacTTTCACGACCATGGCATGGATGTGTTGTCCGGTGTAGCTACGGTCTCGCGAGAGTGTGTCATCTTCTTTTAGATTATAATTTGAGCAGACTTGAAGCTACAGCTGCTTATTGCTGCCCTCTACAGCTCGAAATGAAGTTTTTATTCACTCAGTAACTCAAAGattccctccagacatgttttcagatgtttatAAAATACActaatttgaataataatgtgtgtctgatatggtttgtccacaaaaaagtataactatttcattaaaatccttcaaatggCATCTACTCATCATGACGTGAggcaacccagtgtcaattggtgcaaccagtatttaaaaaaaaatgtgattatatacaggaacaTAAATGTGAACAAAAATTTGGAATAgatataatccacttttgcaacgCGTGCtatgtttttaaagcaaattttacataatttgtcacaaggatatgtcctgctcaatattgacaaaatgctttaaaatttaaatgaagacatacttcaaaaaatgtttcttttaatttaataatttaaaacgaagtaattatttgtataagtgcacttaaatacattgtaggtgaataaaatattttatatttattattttgtggttacaccatttgacattttcaggagcattcagtcttacttttggtaaacaAAGGTGCACATGTAATTTCAGTATTTCCTGGTTATAGTTTTATTGTTgagtttgtgtttaaaatgtttatgattGTGTCAACTGCGGCAGTGTG from Scomber scombrus chromosome 15, fScoSco1.1, whole genome shotgun sequence includes:
- the dnajc21 gene encoding dnaJ homolog subfamily C member 21 isoform X2, producing the protein MKCHYEILGVKRDAGDDDLKKAYRKLALKWHPDKNLDNAEDAAEQFKLIQAAYEVLSDPQERAWYDNHRDALLKGGLSGDYEDDSIDLLQYFTVTCYSGYGDDKKGFYTVYRNLFESVVKEETEHSKVDHEEEEDEFPPFGDSQSDYDTVVHVFYGFWQSFCTRKNFAWKEEYDTRQASNRWEKRAMEKDNKKTRDKARKERNELVRQLVAFVRKRDRRVQAHRKLVEEQNAEKIKKVEELRRKQKLDQAKLAEEYKEQSWAAMSELEKELQQMEAQYGEEFGDASESEEEEIEMETREKNSEEGGDADQPDGEELIDYFDDLYCPACDKSFKSDKAMKNHEKSKKHREMVALLRQQLEEEEESLGLNVDEKEPREDKDKQEEEEEEDEEEEEDKPRQKLSKKQKRKKKQQKVVHSAPEVEEKEEKPTLTTCNGDAPERSADPAEPEQQDEPPPTEAKSSGKTKGKKGGKDKPKNVKSPAVEEQCTEKELILQCVTCNHEFPTRNKLFDHLKSSGHASALSSNAAHSSMSKGKKDKKKNR
- the dnajc21 gene encoding dnaJ homolog subfamily C member 21 isoform X1, producing MKCHYEILGVKRDAGDDDLKKAYRKLALKWHPDKNLDNAEDAAEQFKLIQAAYEVLSDPQERAWYDNHRDALLKGGLSGDYEDDSIDLLQYFTVTCYSGYGDDKKGFYTVYRNLFESVVKEETEHSKVDHEEEEDEFPPFGDSQSDYDTVVHVFYGFWQSFCTRKNFAWKEEYDTRQASNRWEKRAMEKDNKKTRDKARKERNELVRQLVAFVRKRDRRVQAHRKLVEEQNAEKIKKVEELRRKQKLDQAKLAEEYKEQSWAAMSELEKELQQMEAQYGEEFGDASESEEEEIEMETREKNSEEGGDADQPDGEELIDYFDDLYCPACDKSFKSDKAMKNHEKSKKHREMVALLRQQLEEEEESLGLNVDEKEPREDKDKQEEEEEEDEEEEEDKPRQKLSKKQKRKKKQQKVVHQSAPEVEEKEEKPTLTTCNGDAPERSADPAEPEQQDEPPPTEAKSSGKTKGKKGGKDKPKNVKSPAVEEQCTEKELILQCVTCNHEFPTRNKLFDHLKSSGHASALSSNAAHSSMSKGKKDKKKNR